One Oryza brachyantha chromosome 3, ObraRS2, whole genome shotgun sequence DNA segment encodes these proteins:
- the LOC102720592 gene encoding VAN3-binding protein-like isoform X2 — MGDHRHAAGDQLRPPEPPLDPLEFLSRSWSASAVDAVPRPPRCAPPALASSVGPIAEDAACEAAADDGGPSSFAAAGSSFSFASAATSHLIMERILAQAEVAPLTSGRLSHSSGPLTGGGSLTDSPPVSPEIDDAKYCRAASTPKPQMYRGANKTVGRWLKDRKEKKKEETRAHNAQVHAAVSVAAVAAAVAAVAAATAAASGSGKDDRAARTDMAMASAATLVAAQCVEAAESMGAEREHLEAVIGSAVNVRTPGDIVTVTAAAATALRGAATLKARALKEVWNIAAVIPVEKGTMGGGHHHKQNAQKQHRKLESNGSSISDDLSLEEENNFLGICSQELLARGTELLKRTRKGALHWKVVSVYINRTGLVMLKMKSRHVAGTITKKKKNVVIDVCKDVVAWPGRHLLEDGEHRRYFGLRTAEHRVIEFECTSQREYEMWTKGVARLLCIASERKRAM; from the exons ATGGGGGACCACCGCCACGCCGCGGGGGATCAGCtgcggccgccggagccgccgctcGACCCGCTCGAGTTCCTCTCCCGCTCCTGgagcgcctccgccgtcgacgccgtccCCCGCCCGCCGCGGTGCGCGCCCCCCGCGCTCGCCTCCTCGGTTGGCCCCATCGCGGAGGACGCCGCCtgcgaggccgccgccgacgacggggggccctcctccttcgccgcggcggggaGCTCTTTCTCCTTCGCCTCCGCGGCCACCTCGCACCTTATCATGGAGCGGATCCTCGCGCAGGCG GAAGTGGCGCCGCTCACCTCCGGCCGGCTCTCGCACAGCAGCGGCcctctcaccggcggcggctccctcaccgacagccCGCCGGTCTCGCCGGAGATCGATGACGCAAAG TACTGCAGAGCGGCAAGCACACCGAAGCCTCAGATGTATCGAGGTGCCAACAAGACTGTTGGTCGGTGGCTCAAGGACagaaaggagaagaagaaagaggagACACGAGCGCACAATGCTCAGGTCCACGCTGCTGTTTCGGTTGCAGCCGTGGCTGCCGCGGTTGCGGCCGTGGCTGCTGCAACAGCCGCGGCCTCCGGTTCCGGTAAGGATGACCGTGCTGCCCGCACCGACATGGCGATGGCGTCTGCAGCAACGCTTGTGGCCGCGCAATGCGTCGAGGCGGCAGAGTCCATGGGCGCTGAGCGAGAGCACTTGGAAGCCGTTATTGGCTCCGCGGTGAACGTCAGGACGCCTGGAGACATTGTTACTGtcacagctgctgctgctactg CATTGAGAGGTGCTGCCACATTGAAAGCGAGGGCCTTGAAGGAGGTGTGGAACATAGCGGCGGTGATCCCTGTAGAGAAGGGCACAATGGGAGGAGGGCACCATCACAAGCAGAATGCGCAGAAGCAGCACCGCAAGCTGGAGAGCAACGGCAGTAGTATAAGCGATGATCTTTCGCTCGAAGAGGAGAACAACTTCTTGGGCATCTGTAGCCAAGAACTGCTTGCACGCGGCACCGAGCTCCTCAAACGCACTCGGAAAG GTGCTTTGCATTGGAAGGTTGTATCAGTGTACATAAATCGAACGGGCCTG GTCATGCTCAAAATGAAAAGCCGGCATGTCGCTGGGACAATcaccaagaagaagaaaa ATGTGGTGATAGATGTCTGCAAGGACGTGGTGGCATGGCCAGGCCGGCACCTGCTGGAGGACGGCGAGCACCGCCGCTACTTCGGCCTCAGGACGGCGGAGCACCGGGTGATCGAGTTCGAATGCACCAGCCAGAGGGAGTACGAGATGTGGACGAAAGGCGTGGCGCGCCTCCTCTGCATCGCCAGCGAGAGGAAGCGCGCCATGTGA
- the LOC102711788 gene encoding guanine nucleotide-binding protein subunit gamma 1: MQAGGGGGGDAGDTRGRHRIQAELKKLEQEARFLEEELEELEKTDKVSAALQELMVTTESKADPLLPVTTGPACQSWDRWFEGPQDLRRCKCWFL, translated from the exons ATGcaggctggcggcggcggaggaggggacgCCGGGGACACGCGGGGCCGGCACCGGATCCAGGCCGAGCTCAAGAAGCTCGAGCAAGAAGCGCGCTTTCTCGAG GAGGAACTTGAAGAGCTTGAAAAAACGGATAAGGTGTCAGCAGCATTGCAAGA GCTTATGGTAACAACGGAAAGCAAAGCAGATCCTCTACTTCCAGT AACTACTGGGCCTGCATGTCAATCCTGGGACAGATGGTTTGAAGGTCCACAAGATCTGCGCAGGTGCAAATGCTGGTTTTTATGA
- the LOC102720316 gene encoding pentatricopeptide repeat-containing protein At2g42920, chloroplastic-like, protein MAPLQARACSSPASSAPLLPSSPSISSFLASHPVLTLLHTQCASMAHLHQLHAALVKSGLAKDPIAASRAVAFCAGDGRDTAYAARLVRHHPRPNAFMWNTAIRALADGPGPDAAVALFVDMLGSPTQPERRTFPSLFAAYARLGRAGDGAGLHGMVLKLGLGGDAYVRNSMIAMYASCGAADEALALLGRCEEFDAVACNSAIVALARAGRVDEARAVFDGMPSRTVTTWSAMVSAYSRASRCHDAVELFSEMQAEGVEPNANVLVSVLGCCSSLGALEQGAWVHAYIDKRGVAVNALVVTALVDMYCKCGAIRRAREVFDAARSRGLAKLSSWNSMMLGHAVHGQWREAATLFSELEPHSLRPDSVTFIAILMAYGHSGKPEEAESAFASMASEHGVAPGIEHYGCLVDALARAGRLREAEDAIAAMPMAPDAAVWGALLSGCRLHGDAPAAASAAREALRCDPTDSGAYVLAASAAPRGAAAVVRGRMREEGVGKAPGCSMIEVDGVVHEFVS, encoded by the coding sequence ATGGCGCCACTGCAGGCGCGCGCttgctcgtcgccggcgagcagcgctcctctcctcccctcgtcgccctccatctcctccttcctcgcgTCCCACCCGGTTCTCACCCTCCTGCACACGCAATGCGCCTCCATGGCGCACCTCCACCAGCTCCACGCCGCGCTCGTCAAGTCCGGCCTTGCCAAGGACCCcatcgccgccagccgcgcaGTCGCCTTctgcgccggcgacggccgcgaCACCGCCTACGCCGCGCGCCTCGTCAGGCACCACCCGAGGCCCAACGCGTTCATGTGGAACACCGCCATACGCGCGCTGGCCGACGGCCCGGGGCcggacgcggcggtggcgctgtTCGTCGACATGCTCGGGTCGCCGACGCAGCCTGAGCGGCGCACGTTCCCGTCGCTGTTCGCGGCGTACGCGCGCCTAGGACGCGCCGGGGACGGGGCGGGGCTCCACGGCATGGTGCTCAAGCTCGGACTCGGCGGGGACGCCTACGTGCGCAACTCCATGATCGCCATGTACGCGTCgtgcggcgccgccgacgaggcgcTGGCGCTGCTCGGGCGGTGCGAGGAGTTCGACGCCGTGGCGTGCAACAGCGCGATCGTGGCGCTGGCGAGGGCCGGCCGCGTGGACGAGGCGCGGGCGGTGTTCGACGGCATGCCGAGCCGGACCGTCACGACGTGGAGCGCCATGGTGAGCGCCTACTCCCGCGCCTCGAGGTGCCACGACGCGGTGGAGCTCTTCTCAGAGATGCAGGCGGAGGGCGTGGAGCCGAACGCCAACGTGCTCGTCAGCGTCCTCGGCTGCTGCTCCAGCCTCGGCGCGCTGGAGCAGGGCGCGTGGGTGCACGCGTACATAGACAAGCGCGGCGTCGCGGTGAACGCGCTCGTGGTCACCGCCCTCGTGGACATGTACTGCAAGTGCGGCGCCATACGCAGGGCTCGCGAGGTGTTCGACGCGGCGAGATCGCGGGGCCTAGCCAAGCTCTCGTCCTGGAACTCCATGATGCTTGGCCACGCGGTGCACGGGCAATGGCGAGAGGCGGCCACGCTGTTCTCCGAGCTGGAGCCTCACAGCCTACGCCCGGACAGCGTCACCTTCATCGCGATCCTGATGGCGTACGGCCACTCCGGCAAGCCCGAGGAGGCGGAGTCGGCGTTCGCGTCCATGGCGAGCGAGCACGGCGTGGCCCCGGGGATCGAGCACTACGGGTGCCTCGTCGACGCGCTCGCCAGGGCGGGGAGGCTCCGGGAGGCCGAGGACGCGATCGCGGCGATGCCGATGGCGCCCGACGCGGCCGTGTGGGGCGCGCTGCTGTCCGGGTGCCGCCTCCACGGCGacgcccccgcggcggcgagcgcggcgagggaggccCTGCGGTGCGACCCGACGGACAGCGGCGCGTACGtgctcgcggcgagcgcggcgccgcgtggcgccgccgcggtggtgaGG
- the LOC102720592 gene encoding VAN3-binding protein-like isoform X1, with product MGDHRHAAGDQLRPPEPPLDPLEFLSRSWSASAVDAVPRPPRCAPPALASSVGPIAEDAACEAAADDGGPSSFAAAGSSFSFASAATSHLIMERILAQAQEVAPLTSGRLSHSSGPLTGGGSLTDSPPVSPEIDDAKYCRAASTPKPQMYRGANKTVGRWLKDRKEKKKEETRAHNAQVHAAVSVAAVAAAVAAVAAATAAASGSGKDDRAARTDMAMASAATLVAAQCVEAAESMGAEREHLEAVIGSAVNVRTPGDIVTVTAAAATALRGAATLKARALKEVWNIAAVIPVEKGTMGGGHHHKQNAQKQHRKLESNGSSISDDLSLEEENNFLGICSQELLARGTELLKRTRKGALHWKVVSVYINRTGLVMLKMKSRHVAGTITKKKKNVVIDVCKDVVAWPGRHLLEDGEHRRYFGLRTAEHRVIEFECTSQREYEMWTKGVARLLCIASERKRAM from the exons ATGGGGGACCACCGCCACGCCGCGGGGGATCAGCtgcggccgccggagccgccgctcGACCCGCTCGAGTTCCTCTCCCGCTCCTGgagcgcctccgccgtcgacgccgtccCCCGCCCGCCGCGGTGCGCGCCCCCCGCGCTCGCCTCCTCGGTTGGCCCCATCGCGGAGGACGCCGCCtgcgaggccgccgccgacgacggggggccctcctccttcgccgcggcggggaGCTCTTTCTCCTTCGCCTCCGCGGCCACCTCGCACCTTATCATGGAGCGGATCCTCGCGCAGGCG CAGGAAGTGGCGCCGCTCACCTCCGGCCGGCTCTCGCACAGCAGCGGCcctctcaccggcggcggctccctcaccgacagccCGCCGGTCTCGCCGGAGATCGATGACGCAAAG TACTGCAGAGCGGCAAGCACACCGAAGCCTCAGATGTATCGAGGTGCCAACAAGACTGTTGGTCGGTGGCTCAAGGACagaaaggagaagaagaaagaggagACACGAGCGCACAATGCTCAGGTCCACGCTGCTGTTTCGGTTGCAGCCGTGGCTGCCGCGGTTGCGGCCGTGGCTGCTGCAACAGCCGCGGCCTCCGGTTCCGGTAAGGATGACCGTGCTGCCCGCACCGACATGGCGATGGCGTCTGCAGCAACGCTTGTGGCCGCGCAATGCGTCGAGGCGGCAGAGTCCATGGGCGCTGAGCGAGAGCACTTGGAAGCCGTTATTGGCTCCGCGGTGAACGTCAGGACGCCTGGAGACATTGTTACTGtcacagctgctgctgctactg CATTGAGAGGTGCTGCCACATTGAAAGCGAGGGCCTTGAAGGAGGTGTGGAACATAGCGGCGGTGATCCCTGTAGAGAAGGGCACAATGGGAGGAGGGCACCATCACAAGCAGAATGCGCAGAAGCAGCACCGCAAGCTGGAGAGCAACGGCAGTAGTATAAGCGATGATCTTTCGCTCGAAGAGGAGAACAACTTCTTGGGCATCTGTAGCCAAGAACTGCTTGCACGCGGCACCGAGCTCCTCAAACGCACTCGGAAAG GTGCTTTGCATTGGAAGGTTGTATCAGTGTACATAAATCGAACGGGCCTG GTCATGCTCAAAATGAAAAGCCGGCATGTCGCTGGGACAATcaccaagaagaagaaaa ATGTGGTGATAGATGTCTGCAAGGACGTGGTGGCATGGCCAGGCCGGCACCTGCTGGAGGACGGCGAGCACCGCCGCTACTTCGGCCTCAGGACGGCGGAGCACCGGGTGATCGAGTTCGAATGCACCAGCCAGAGGGAGTACGAGATGTGGACGAAAGGCGTGGCGCGCCTCCTCTGCATCGCCAGCGAGAGGAAGCGCGCCATGTGA